A window from Variovorax sp. PBL-E5 encodes these proteins:
- a CDS encoding arylmalonate decarboxylase, translated as MKTPTLGLIVPPAAGRVPIDGRALYAGRDVRFIARGLALPAISPEGFDTVVDRILQCGVELRDAGAQAISLMGTSLSFYRGADFTDALRDRMHEATGLPCTTMSHAIIASLHWLGIERVAVATAYIDTLNHRLVAYLASRGITVTHIEGLSITDVDAVGQVPAETLMALAERTVAADPSAQGLLISCGGLLTLDLHVPLEDRLGLPVTSSSPAGFWDLMRAAGLDASSPGHGQLFAAERALERAA; from the coding sequence ATGAAGACCCCCACCCTCGGCCTGATCGTGCCCCCTGCGGCCGGACGCGTCCCCATCGACGGGCGGGCGCTCTACGCGGGCCGCGATGTCCGCTTCATCGCCCGCGGCCTGGCCTTGCCGGCCATCTCGCCCGAGGGATTCGACACCGTGGTCGACCGCATCCTGCAGTGCGGGGTGGAACTGCGCGATGCCGGCGCGCAGGCCATCTCGCTGATGGGCACCTCGCTGAGTTTCTACCGCGGCGCCGACTTCACCGATGCATTGCGCGACCGCATGCACGAGGCCACCGGCCTGCCCTGCACGACGATGAGCCATGCGATCATCGCCAGCCTGCACTGGCTGGGCATCGAGCGCGTGGCGGTCGCCACGGCGTACATTGACACGCTCAACCACCGGCTGGTCGCCTATCTCGCGAGCCGCGGCATCACGGTCACGCACATCGAGGGCCTGTCGATCACCGACGTCGATGCCGTGGGCCAGGTGCCAGCCGAAACGCTGATGGCGCTGGCCGAACGCACGGTCGCGGCCGACCCTTCGGCGCAGGGCCTGCTGATTTCCTGCGGCGGGCTGCTGACGCTGGACCTGCACGTACCGCTCGAAGACAGGCTCGGGCTACCGGTCACGTCGAGCTCGCCGGCCGGCTTCTGGGACCTGATGAGGGCCGCCGGACTCGATGCCTCGTCGCCCGGGCACGGACAGCTCTTCGCAGCCGAACGGGCTCTTGAACGCGCCGCTTGA
- the pbpC gene encoding penicillin-binding protein 1C, with the protein MPRLRSIRPLLLVIALAGTLARSAWALASFDEVRRDFHPSDTRVLDRDGALLQRMRTDASARRGQWVALADISPALRTAMVLSEDKRFYEHSGVDWRAVSAAAWGNLWATRTRGASTITMQLAGLLDDDLRRGSGGRNLAQKLGQTMAAQRLELNWRKDQILEAYLNIVPFRGEIVGIDALSRTLFGKAPHGLDVREAAVAAALVRAPNASAARVAQRACEVMRAMEAPQKTDCEALDMFASAALQRRDFDASEGIAPHLARHVLREVARNQEAAALTPALSQRESEQAGIRTTLRAPLQRFALGTLQRHLRELRGRHVEDGALVVLDNASGEVLAWVGSSGALSRAAEVDGVLAQRQPGSTLKPLLYAQAIAERRLTAASLLDDSSAQINTAGGLYIPQNYDHQFKGYVSVRTALAASLNVPAVRTLVMVSPEAFARQLRAAGLALPQSGDYYGYSLALGSAEVSLLGLTNAYRTLANGGRYGETRFLPVSPPPPRSSSASGRGSERRALDERASFIIGDILSDGNARARTFGFDSVLGTRFWTAVKTGTSKDMRDNWAVGWSQRYTVGVWVGNASGAPMWDVSGTSGAAPVWAEVMGFLHRDLPSRAPAPPAGLVQTHVRFGNELEAARSEWFVAGTQQALFTLPPAASAADSAARITAPSDGTIIALDPDIPPEHQRVRFEAEGRGLRWRMDGRPFARGASAQWLPWPGRHVVELLDADGQVADRVRLEVRGAGVVKSTKR; encoded by the coding sequence GTGCCGCGCCTTCGCTCCATCCGCCCTCTTCTCCTGGTCATCGCGCTGGCCGGCACGCTGGCGCGCTCCGCCTGGGCGCTCGCCAGCTTCGATGAGGTGCGGCGCGACTTCCATCCTTCGGACACGCGGGTGCTGGACCGCGATGGCGCGCTGTTGCAGCGCATGCGCACCGACGCCAGCGCGCGGCGCGGCCAATGGGTGGCGCTGGCCGACATCTCGCCGGCCCTGCGCACGGCGATGGTGTTGAGCGAGGACAAGCGCTTCTACGAACACAGTGGCGTCGACTGGCGCGCCGTGTCCGCGGCGGCCTGGGGCAATCTGTGGGCCACGCGCACGCGCGGCGCCTCGACCATCACCATGCAACTCGCCGGCCTGCTCGACGACGACCTGCGGCGTGGCAGCGGCGGACGCAATCTGGCGCAGAAGCTGGGCCAGACGATGGCGGCGCAAAGGCTGGAGCTGAACTGGCGCAAGGACCAGATCCTCGAGGCCTACCTCAACATCGTGCCGTTCCGCGGCGAGATCGTCGGCATCGACGCGCTCTCGCGCACGCTGTTCGGCAAGGCGCCGCACGGACTCGACGTGCGCGAGGCCGCGGTGGCGGCGGCGCTGGTGCGGGCACCCAACGCCAGTGCGGCGCGCGTGGCACAGCGCGCCTGCGAGGTGATGCGCGCGATGGAAGCGCCGCAGAAGACGGACTGCGAAGCGCTCGACATGTTCGCGAGCGCCGCGCTGCAGCGGCGCGACTTCGATGCGAGCGAGGGGATCGCGCCGCATCTGGCGCGGCATGTGTTGAGGGAAGTTGCGCGCAATCAGGAGGCTGCGGCCCTCACCCCAGCCCTCTCCCAAAGGGAGAGCGAGCAAGCCGGGATCCGCACCACTCTGCGCGCGCCGCTGCAGCGCTTCGCACTCGGCACGCTGCAGCGGCATCTGCGCGAGCTGCGCGGACGCCATGTCGAGGACGGCGCGCTGGTGGTGCTCGACAACGCGAGCGGCGAGGTGCTCGCCTGGGTCGGCTCCTCGGGCGCGCTCAGCCGCGCGGCCGAGGTCGATGGCGTGCTCGCGCAGCGGCAGCCGGGCTCGACGCTCAAGCCGCTGCTGTACGCGCAGGCGATCGCCGAGCGTCGGCTCACGGCGGCCTCGCTGCTCGACGACTCGTCGGCGCAGATCAACACGGCCGGCGGGCTCTACATTCCGCAGAACTACGACCACCAGTTCAAGGGCTATGTGTCGGTGCGCACGGCACTGGCCGCCTCGCTGAACGTACCGGCGGTGCGCACGCTGGTGATGGTGTCGCCCGAAGCCTTCGCACGGCAGCTGCGTGCCGCGGGGCTGGCGCTGCCGCAGAGCGGGGACTACTACGGCTACAGCCTGGCGCTCGGCAGCGCGGAAGTGTCGCTGCTGGGGCTGACCAATGCGTACCGGACGTTGGCGAACGGGGGGCGGTATGGGGAGACGCGGTTCCTGCCGGTATCGCCACCCCCACCCCGGTCCTCTTCCGCCAGCGGGAGAGGGAGCGAACGGCGCGCGCTCGATGAGCGCGCGAGCTTCATCATTGGCGACATCCTCAGCGACGGCAATGCACGCGCGCGGACCTTCGGCTTCGACAGCGTGCTCGGCACCCGCTTCTGGACGGCGGTGAAGACCGGCACCAGCAAGGACATGCGCGACAACTGGGCCGTCGGCTGGTCCCAGCGCTACACCGTCGGTGTGTGGGTCGGCAATGCGAGCGGCGCGCCGATGTGGGACGTGAGCGGCACCAGCGGCGCCGCGCCGGTGTGGGCCGAGGTGATGGGATTCCTGCACCGCGATCTGCCGAGCCGCGCGCCGGCGCCGCCCGCAGGCCTGGTGCAGACGCACGTGCGCTTCGGCAACGAGCTCGAGGCGGCGCGCAGCGAATGGTTCGTCGCTGGCACCCAGCAGGCCCTGTTCACGCTCCCGCCCGCGGCCTCCGCGGCCGACTCGGCGGCGCGCATCACCGCACCCTCGGACGGCACCATCATCGCGCTCGACCCCGACATTCCCCCCGAGCACCAGCGCGTGCGTTTCGAGGCCGAGGGACGCGGCCTCCGGTGGCGCATGGACGGCCGGCCCTTCGCACGCGGCGCCAGCGCGCAGTGGCTGCCCTGGCCGGGCCGGCATGTCGTGGAACTGCTCGATGCCGACGGCCAGGTGGCCGATCGGGTGCGGCTCGAAGTGCGCGGCGCCGGCGTCGTGAAAAGCACCAAACGCTGA
- a CDS encoding LysR substrate-binding domain-containing protein: MNAPLDLTTLRVIVAAAELGSLSAASDRLQLAVAAASARVTALEDALGLRVFERSSRGVRLTPAGQMLVRRGRELLADSDRLSVDLHDYAKGLQGHVRLVANTSAMLELLPTRLEQMAREHPLIRIDVEEHGSLDIPMLLLDGRADLGIVDMAHAPHGITLRDCFTDTLVLVVPAVHALAGASTIAFEDALDENFIALSNGTALSSRLVASASVFGKLLKIRMQMRSFDTVCRMVAGNLGVAVLPLEAVAPQLASLPLRAVRLSDAWAARTHRIALRSGTPPAPATRTLVELLTR, from the coding sequence TTGAACGCGCCGCTTGATCTCACGACGCTGCGCGTGATCGTCGCGGCGGCCGAGCTCGGCTCGCTCAGCGCGGCGAGCGATCGGCTGCAGCTCGCCGTGGCCGCGGCCAGCGCGCGCGTGACGGCGCTCGAAGACGCGCTCGGCCTGCGCGTGTTCGAGCGCTCCTCGCGCGGCGTCCGCCTCACGCCGGCCGGCCAGATGCTGGTGCGGCGCGGGCGCGAACTGCTCGCCGATTCCGACCGTCTCTCGGTCGATCTGCACGACTATGCCAAGGGCCTGCAGGGCCACGTGCGGCTGGTCGCCAACACCTCGGCAATGCTGGAACTGCTGCCCACCCGGCTCGAGCAGATGGCGCGCGAGCATCCGCTGATCCGCATCGACGTCGAAGAGCACGGCAGCCTCGACATCCCGATGCTGCTGCTCGACGGCCGCGCCGACCTCGGCATCGTGGACATGGCGCATGCGCCGCACGGCATCACGCTGCGCGACTGCTTCACCGACACGCTGGTGCTGGTGGTGCCCGCCGTCCACGCGCTGGCCGGTGCGAGCACCATCGCCTTCGAGGATGCGCTGGACGAGAACTTCATCGCGCTCTCGAACGGCACCGCGCTGTCGAGCCGGCTGGTGGCCTCGGCCTCGGTCTTCGGCAAGCTGCTGAAGATCCGCATGCAGATGCGCAGCTTCGACACGGTCTGCCGCATGGTGGCCGGCAACCTGGGCGTGGCGGTGCTGCCGCTGGAAGCGGTGGCGCCGCAGCTGGCGAGCTTGCCGTTGCGCGCGGTGCGCCTGAGCGATGCCTGGGCCGCGCGCACGCACCGCATCGCGCTGCGCAGCGGGACACCGCCGGCGCCGGCCACGCGCACGCTGGTCGAGTTGCTCACGCGCTGA